The sequence below is a genomic window from Crassostrea angulata isolate pt1a10 unplaced genomic scaffold, ASM2561291v2 HiC_scaffold_60, whole genome shotgun sequence.
caAATGTTTCGTTGAACGGTTTATATCATTgttgtatatcgtcatagctcaatGGATACAGTATTGGGCTTCTGTACCGCAGAtgatgagttcgaatccgcctggagctatTGTTCattttaactgaattaaatttttgaaaatgtcatttttcatcCAAACTTGCACATTTGTTTGTCTattagacttaaatacttcttatccattataaTATCTATCATCATCAAGAAATTttctgatttgagaaaatatttcacgatGTACTGAGCCACCTTAACTCGCTGGAAATTTTAATTCCTGGGCCCGCTGAACAACGCATCCAACGTTAAACTTGCCTAAACAGATCTAAAAAATGTGTAATATTCTTATCATGAAAAAGATATTAATGAACCACTAAGGCATACATTTTAACttatttaatgatattaaataaatagtAATACTACAAAATAGTACATAAATCGTGAGAGAATACATTCCATGTTTTACTCCACTACTCTGTGTTGTTATAAACTATACACTCaacattgatttttgtaaacaaGTTCAATATTTTAAGGATTAATCGCTCTAAAGCAAGTTCTTCTTCTCCATTTTATAATCAAGCCTTGTCTTTTTCATATTAAGTTAATTTACCATACTTTCGCTCAacgtaatgtaaaaaaaaaacaatacaattatcATGCCCTCACGTTATACGTTAAAtgtgaagaaaataaaaccatgtTATTCTGTCAAACGAAAGAAATCTAAAAGATCTGCAATAGGCCACTTGTTGACCTATCTGTGAACATGAATTCTTTTCCATATACAAACGGTGTCTTACAACACGTCCAAAACTTTTTACACAATAAATACATAAAGCAGAAACATTGAAAAGTCTTAAAACTAGGGTGTTGaagttttacaaatatatttacatttgcatatGCACATAAAAAGCAAATATATTATCAGTTACAGTATGCTTTGATTCTCAAGATTAGAAAGTGCGCATATTTCTTCAAAGATTATGTAACTAATTTTGAATAGTAGCATAAACGTTTTCATTTGTTACGGTATTCCGTTTGACTTCCTCATAACTAGTTTCACCATCTTTTGCCTTCTTATGCTGGCTTCTAATTTTGTAAACAGCATATACAAGAGCAACAGAGAAAAGGACAACAACCACACCCAATACAATGATTATGATGTTCTTTGTTGACTGACTCAGGATCATAATCTCGTCTGTTTGACTCAATGAAGTTTGCTGACTGGAAGATATTGGAGCAACCATTACGTATATCGTGAAAGACAATTTTTTCGAAGTCTGTCCATTACTCCCTGTTGCCTGAAATAACATTTTGTCTACACAATTTATACAGAAGTAGACCTTAAGGCAACATAAAtgcaaactaaaatctacaacGCCATGTGAATAAATGTCAATCTTATAATAATGTAGAATGATGATACTGGACAAGTTTGCACTAACCTGGATGGTCACTATTACAGAGAAGTCGGATTCCTCCCTATATTCAGAGAAATTCGCAAACGACTGCAGAAGGACAAATCTGCCGTTCTCAAAACGTATCATATCCTTGTACTTTGTAGGGTAGACTATCAGAAACAAGAAACTATTGGTTATTGATACCTTTTAATtctttatgattaaaaacaatCTTTATATACATGGCTTTCTTCACTTACTATCTAAATTATAGTCGATGATATTTGACTGTTCTGTATCAAGATCTATCGCTTTTATACCGGGTGGGTTTGTGAGTATCGGGCCCTGAAATATAAAGACTGGTTGTAACTTTATTTTGGGAAAACCACACATACGATAGAATTTAAtcttatattacatgtaaaaccGATATGCTGAATTGATTTACATGATAAGTAAAGTGAACAATAGCACTGAGAGACAATATCGGACACTTAGAGCACACAGTGGAACAATCACTGCTAACAAACAGTGGAGGAGCATCATCAATGTTGATAAACGTCACACTCAGGgattttgatgttttgtagAGTCCATCCTGAAATAAGTAAGAGATCAACATTATCTCTGAATAGTAAACATATAATCACATAGTTGTTGAATACAATTATTCTATTCCAATTACACATCtcgaataaaaaataataatataagatTCACCTCAGCTATAATCTTCACAAACCCTCCTCCTTTTCCAAGGTTGCATTGTATGCCTGTATCTTCGTAATCGAAGTGTTTGACTTGGGAAAGGAATCCGGTTGAGCTGTTTATCATGAAATACTCACCCACATCTTTCTGAATTAAAGATAAGGTATTGATATAAAAGTATGCAGTGTAAAGCTATATTTCAAGATACCATTTTATGTTGTTattctttcatgttaaatactgaaatctgattggttaagacgcagttcataatccttactattaccctcagcgttagcaacgcacttagcaaagggtaaatttacaaattgttacatgcgcgaaaattatgcgcgtacggttcgctgtagaattcacgttattcctatataaaagcagtataattttcttaagaattaagac
It includes:
- the LOC128168867 gene encoding uncharacterized protein LOC128168867 produces the protein KDVGEYFMINSSTGFLSQVKHFDYEDTGIQCNLGKGGGFVKIIAEDGLYKTSKSLSVTFINIDDAPPLFVSSDCSTVCSKCPILSLSAIVHFTYHGPILTNPPGIKAIDLDTEQSNIIDYNLDIYPTKYKDMIRFENGRFVLLQSFANFSEYREESDFSVIVTIQATGSNGQTSKKLSFTIYVMVAPISSSQQTSLSQTDEIMILSQSTKNIIIIVLGVVVVLFSVALVYAVYKIRSQHKKAKDGETSYEEVKRNTVTNENVYATIQN